Proteins encoded within one genomic window of Fragaria vesca subsp. vesca linkage group LG1, FraVesHawaii_1.0, whole genome shotgun sequence:
- the LOC101310641 gene encoding WD repeat domain-containing protein 83-like, whose translation MSVSDLPKKEGNVLKGHEGAVLAARFNKDGNYCLSCGKDRTIRLWNPHRGIHIKTYKSHGREVRDVHVTSDNSKLCSGGGDRQIFYWDVASGRVIRKFRGHDGGVNAVKFNEYASVVVSAGYDQSLRAWDCRSHSTEPIQIIDSFTDSVMSICLTKTEIIGGSVDGTVRTFDIRMGRELSDDLGQPVNCISMSNDGNCILASCLDSTIRLLDRTSAELLQEYKGHTCKSYKLDCCLTNSDAHVIGGSEDGSIFFWDLVDASVVSSIRAHLSVVTSVSYHPKDNCMISSSVDGTIKVWKT comes from the exons ATGAGTGTGTCAGATCTGCCAAAGAAGGAGGGAAATGTACTTAAAGGGCATGAGGGAGCAGTATTAGCAGCGAGGTTCAATAAAGATGGAAATTATTGCCTCAGCTGCGGGAAAGACCGAACCATTCGACTTTGGAACCCTCACCGTGGCATCCACATTAAAACCTACAAGTCCCATGGCCGTGAAGTCCGTGATGTCCATGTCACCTC GGACAATTCCAAATTATGTTCAGGTGGTGGTGACAGACAAATATTCTATTGGGATGTGGCATCCGGTCGAGTCATTCGAAAATTTCGGGGCCATGATGGAGGGGTGAATGCTGTGAAGTTTAATGAGTATGCATCTGTTGTAGTCTCAGCTGGATATGATCAGTCATTGCGTGCTTGGGATTGCAGATCTCACAGTACTGAGCCTATTCAG ATAATTGACTCATTTACAGATAGTGTAATGTCGATTTGTTTAACAAAGACTGAGATTATTGGTGGAAGTGTTGATGGAACTGTTCGAACATTTGACATTCGTATGGGAAG AGAACTATCCGATGACTTGGGACAACCTGTGAACTGTATATCTATGTCAAATGATGGTAACTGCATATTAGCAAGCTGCTTAGATTCAACGATACGTCTCCTCGACAG GACTTCTGCTGAATTACTTCAAGAATATAAAGGCCATACTTGTAAG TCTTACAAATTGGACTGCTGCCTTACCAACTCTGATGCCCATGTAATTGGAGGATCTGAGGATGGTTCAATCTTCTTCTGGGATCTAGTAGATGCATCTGTTGTATCCAGTATCCGGGCACATTTGTCAGTG GTAACGAGTGTCAGTTATCACCCTAAGGACAACTGCATGATTAGTTCTTCCGTAGATGGCACCATTAAGGTGTGGAAGACTTGA